Below is a genomic region from Kribbella qitaiheensis.
CCAGTTGCTGAGAGCCCCGATCTCCTGGAGACCGGGCTCCCGGCGTACTGCGCCCGCTTTGCGGCTCCTCCGTAGCCCGCTCGACCCACCCACCCCGACCCGCGGGGCCTTGGTGCATGGGTTGAGCATCTGCTGGCCAAGAAACGCTCAGGTCGTGCACAAAGGGGGCGGGCCACCTCGCCACCACCCAGACTTTGTGCACGCCGTGAGGATCGATCGCGGGAGTAATGCTCACGTCGTGCACAAGGCTGGCCGCGGGACCGCACGAGTTGCTGCTTGGGGTCAGCGGCGGATGACGATGAGGAGTTGGACCAGGAGCGGCGCGACGATCAGGGCGGGGAGGAGGTCGGCGACCGCGATTTGTTTGAGTTTGAGTAGGCGTAGGGCTACGCCGATCAGGAGTACGCCGCCGGTGGCGCCTAGGGCGGTGACGTGGGCCTCCGGGAGGACGTCGCCTAGGACGGCACCGACCGCGGTCATCAAGCCCTGGACGACCAGCACGACGATTGCCGAGGCGGCTACGCCCCAGCCTAGGGAGGCAGCGAAGGCGATGGAGGCGAAGCCGTCCAGGACCGACTTGAGGAAGAGTTGGTCGGCGCCGCGGCCGAGGCCGTCGGAGAGGGCGCCCAGGAAGGTCAGGGGGCCCACGCAGAAGACCATCGACGCGGAGACGAAGCCTTCTACGAAGGTGCTCTCGCCGTCGCCGCGGCTGAAGCGGTGCTGCATCCAGGCGCCCAGACCCTCCAACCGCTGTTCGATCCGTAGCAGCGAGCCGGTGATTCCGCCGATCAGCATCGCGCCGAGCACGATCAGTACGGGCGCGCTGTCGCCGACCGCGTCGCTGAGCGCGTGGTCTCCGACCGTAAGCGCGGAAGTGATCGCGATCAGCAGCGTGACCAGGCCCAGTGCGTCGGTGACCAGGTCCCTGGTGCGCTGGCTCAAGCGGTGGCCGATGAGTACGCCGAGCACGGATCCGGTGAGGACCGTCGCGATGTTCACGACAGTCCCGATTCCGATGAACAACCTGGTCTCCGATCGCCGGCTGTGATCGCCGGTGTGGGGGCTGTAAGGTGCGCGAGTCACCGCTTTGAAAGTGACCCCGGAAGCCCTACTGTTGCGCGGGGATGAGCGTATCCGCCCGTCCTGTTCACTTCGGGGTGGACCAGACCAGGAGGCCGACGTGGCACCACTCATCGAGGTGCGCGACGCTCGCCCGGACGACGCCGACGCCTTGGTGACGCTGTGGCGGGAGATGGCCGCCGGCACCGGACACCAGTCCAGGCTGCTGGCAGCGCCCACCGCCGAGTCTGCCCGGACATCGATCGCCCGGCAGCAGAAGGACTCGTTCGGCCGGCTCGTGGTGGGGGAGATCGATGGTCACCTGGGTGGGATGGCCTACCTGCGGCAGACGTCGATCAGCCCGTTGCACGACGAAGTCACTGTGACAGTGGAGTATCTGCACGTCAGCGACCATGCCCGCAGGCACGGCCTGGGTAAGGCGCTGATCGCCGAGGCAGCCGGCTGGGCCGAGCACGAGAACTGCCCGCACCTTGCCGTGGTGGCCCCCGCGATCGCTCGCGAGGCCAACAGGTTCCTTGCCAGGTTGGGGCTAGGACAGGCCGCCGTACTGCGGTTCGCCAGCACCCACACCGTACGGCGGCGCCTGGCGGCCGAGCACGCCCCGAATCTGCTGGCCCTGCTGTCGTCGCGCCGTTCGGTGATCGCGCGACGCGCCCAGCTCACCAGGTCGCCGCTGACCGACGACCCGGCGTACGCGGGGACTGACCTCAGGATCCCGGCGGAGCCTGAATCAGCTGGCACGTGATCCGGGCAGTGCAGACCCGCTTGTCCCGCTCGTCGGTGATGACGATCTCGTACGACGTGGTCGTGCGGCCGAGGTAGATCGGCTTCGCGACGCCGGTGACGACGCCTTCGCGGACGGCCCGGTGGTGGGTGGCGTTGATGTCGACGCCGACAGCGACCTTGTCGAAGGCGGCGGCGTGCAGCGCGGACCCGATCGAGCCGAGGGTCTCCGCCAGCACGCAGGAGGCACCGCCGTGCAGCAGCCCGTACGGCTGGACGTTGCCCTTCACCGGCATGGTGGCGACGATCCGCTCGGCGCTGGCCTCGGTGAGCACGATGCCCATCAGGTCGAGCAGGGTGCCCTCGGTCATCATCCCCGGCGGGAGATCCAGGTCGGGCTTCTCGTCGGTCACAGTCTCTCCTCGGCCTCTCGCGATGTGTCGTTTCGAAGAGTACGTGAGCCCCCGCGTGCGGGTGCGGGAACTGTCGGTGGGACCCACTAGAGTCGGTGTGTGGCTGCTGAAACTGACTCCTCGACGATGACCAAGGACCCGGGTACGGCGGTGGCCGGGTCCACCAGCCGGCCGCGGATCCTGCTGCTGGACGGGCACTCGCTGGCCTACCGGGCGTTCTTCGCGCTGCCGGTGGAGAACTTCTCCACCACCACCGGTCAGCACACCAACGCGGTGTACGGGTTCACCTCGATGCTGATCAACATGCTCCGCGACGAGCAGCCGACCCACATCTGCGTGGCGTTCGACGTGTCCCGCAAGACCTTCCGGGCCGAGCAGTACACGGAGTACAAGGCCGGCCGGTCGAAGTCGCCGGACGAGTTCAAGGGGCAGGTCTCGCTGGTCAAGGAGGTGCTGGAGGCACTCCGCATCCCGATGACCGAGATCGACGGCTGGGAGGCCGACGACATCATCGCCACGCTCGCCACCCAGGCCGACGCGCAGGGCTTCGAGGTGCTGATCAGCAGTGGCGACCGCGACTCGTTCCAGCTGATCAACGAGAACGTGACCGTGCTGTACCCGAAGCGCGGCGTCTCCGAGATCGCCCGGATGGACCCGGCCCGCGGTCGAGGCGAAGTACGGCATCCCGCCGCGGCTCTACCCGGACCTGG
It encodes:
- a CDS encoding DUF554 domain-containing protein, which encodes MTRAPYSPHTGDHSRRSETRLFIGIGTVVNIATVLTGSVLGVLIGHRLSQRTRDLVTDALGLVTLLIAITSALTVGDHALSDAVGDSAPVLIVLGAMLIGGITGSLLRIEQRLEGLGAWMQHRFSRGDGESTFVEGFVSASMVFCVGPLTFLGALSDGLGRGADQLFLKSVLDGFASIAFAASLGWGVAASAIVVLVVQGLMTAVGAVLGDVLPEAHVTALGATGGVLLIGVALRLLKLKQIAVADLLPALIVAPLLVQLLIVIRR
- a CDS encoding GNAT family N-acetyltransferase, with translation MAPLIEVRDARPDDADALVTLWREMAAGTGHQSRLLAAPTAESARTSIARQQKDSFGRLVVGEIDGHLGGMAYLRQTSISPLHDEVTVTVEYLHVSDHARRHGLGKALIAEAAGWAEHENCPHLAVVAPAIAREANRFLARLGLGQAAVLRFASTHTVRRRLAAEHAPNLLALLSSRRSVIARRAQLTRSPLTDDPAYAGTDLRIPAEPESAGT
- a CDS encoding hotdog fold thioesterase; translated protein: MMTEGTLLDLMGIVLTEASAERIVATMPVKGNVQPYGLLHGGASCVLAETLGSIGSALHAAAFDKVAVGVDINATHHRAVREGVVTGVAKPIYLGRTTTSYEIVITDERDKRVCTARITCQLIQAPPGS